Part of the Virgibacillus natechei genome is shown below.
TTGCCATGTCAATCTCTTCTTTGTTTGTTGTTTTCACTATATTGCATAGGCTGTGGTTCATGCATTGGTTTATCTATTCGCATCCCGCATGCAACTCCCATGATAAGTTATTTCTTCTTATATCGGTTTAAAGTTGTTAAGTATGTAGGTTTCCCCCAAAAAATAGTTCGATTGCACCAGTTACTCTTTATTTTCCTTTAATAACTCAAGCAAATCTGATGAAACATTCGCTGCTTCATTATTTTGCTCTTTGATATCAAGGTAAATTTCTCGGCGATAGATATCCACAGATTTAGGGGCATCAATTCCAAGCTTTATTTGGTCCCCTTCTATTGCGAGCACCTTTATTTCTATATCTTCGCCCAGCTGTATTGCTTCATCCTGCTTTCTCGTTAGCACAAGCATAATTATTCTCCTCCCGCTTTCAAATGATTACCTGGAGATATTGGAGCTTTTGCAGGGATATTGTCCATGTTTAATATGTATTGCTTTCCCTGTTTACTGGAAGGATTAATAATGACTGGTGCTTTTAAATTTAAAGTGCTTGTGTTAAATGGATTTTTTAATGTAACAATCGTAACAACCATAACGTCCTTCTCACTTTTAACTTCTAAACTCTCTACTATACTATCATCAAGTTCAAATGAATAATCATGGTAAAAGTGATAGGGATTCGTAACAATGAATGCAGTGTTTACGGACTTAACGGATTGTAAAACCTGAAAAATTGGATTATCTGGAAAGTCCACTAAAGCAAATTCCGTTTCATCGATAAATCCGGGTAGACCTACAGGAAATTGAATGATTTTGGATGCGTCAATTTCTACTTCTCCTAAATATTTTGTATGTAAATGCATGCTAGTTAGGTCATCCTTTCCTATGTAAAAAGATTGATAACATCTATTTCTAAATGCTGATATTGTTTCATGCTTGTTTCGACAGACCCTGGTTCATACTGATGGACCGGACTACGTGCTTCTGCATTAATAATTGGCTTATAAGTTTGTACATCAATTTGTACGGTCGAGGGTTGATAGTTCGTTTCAACAGCAAATGGTGATGGTATAAAATCTATTCCTAAAGCTCTCTTATCATCAAATGCATTCGTTACAGCCTGGTTACTAATAGGGGCGCCGTCGCTCTCTATTTTCATCAGTTCTGCGCCTTGTTGCGTCCTTCGTTCTAATCCATTAAGCCAATCGCTTTGTGCAGCTTGTGAATTCTTTGCATTCCATTTAAAGATATGCATTACGTTCATATCTTCCCATGCTTTTGTTTGATCAATTTGAAGCTTGGAAGGAGTTGTATTCATCGACAATTCTGCTTGCGGTTGCTGTATGGAAAGCTCAGCTTCAGGTTGACTAATTTGTTGATTTGAAGGTGTATGTTGGATTTGAATCTGTGCCAATTGGGATTCCATTCGAATTTGTGGTACTTGCATGCACAATCTCCCTCCCTCTATTTATAATGACCCCGCCCTATGACGGGACAGGGTCATTTAGTATCAGCGTAGAAAATCCATTAACGTAGGCTGAACAATTCTTGCTCCAGCTGATAAAGCTGCACGATGTAAACTTTCTTGTGTAATTAATTCCGTAATCGCTTTTGCATAATCTACATCTTCATTTTCTGACATCGTTTGGGTCGCAACAATTTCCTGGTCATTTAGGCGGTTCTCAATTAACTCTAATCGATTCATACGGGCACCTAAATCCGCCCTTGCATTGATCGTGTTATTAATGTTATCGTCCATGGATTCGATACTCTGCTCGATAGTTGGTTGTTCATTATTATCTAATGCATCTATAAATCCATCGATATCCCCAAATAATTTATCATTAAAAACATCTCCAGAATTAACATTTGCTTGCAACTTCGTGCCATCAGCTACTTCTATTCTTACAGCCTCATCATTAAGATCAATTTCTACTATTTCCCCATCTTCATTGACCTCTATTGGCTTTGTATCTGTATTCGTTCCATTAAAGATATATTTCCCATTTACATTTGTGTTCGCAATATCAATGAGATGCTCTTTTATCTGTTCCACTTCTTCTTGCATGTTCTCTCGTTCGTCCGCATTATATGTATCATTACTAGCTTGTAAAGCCAATTCACGTAAATTCTGCATCGCTTGTGTTGCTTGATCGAGTGCAGCATCTGAGTTGTCCATCCAATTATGAACTTCATTCGTATTACGCTGAAATTGTTGAATTTCAGTCACTTGACTACGATAATTCATACCCTTCATCGCAGTTACTGGGTCATCAGAGGGGCGATTGATTTTTTTACCAGTACTCACCTGGTTCATATAAGTATCCAATTTGGCATTACTGTTGGATAAATTTCGCATCATATTATGTGATAGCATTCCTTGGGTTACGCGCAAAAATGATCACCTACCTTCCTACTAAGCCCATATTATTTATTACTTGATCAAGCAATTCATCTACTGCTGTCATACTTCTCGCTGCTGCGCTATATGCATGTTGAAATTTAATCATATTCGACATTTCCTCATCTAAGGAAACTGCACTCACGGACATGCGTTGATTTTCTACCTGTGATTTGAGTGCACCCGTATTATTCGTCATACGGTTAGCTTCCTGTGCAATAACACCCATATCAGCAATAAGGGACTCATAGAAACCATTTATAGAAGTACCTGGTCCTAATGCATCGCTTTCTAGATTTGTTTTATTAAAAACTTCTGCCAAATTGGAGGCATTATCACCATTTCCAGCATTTTCATCTTCACTAGCCGCTAGTTTATCAGGTTCTTGTACAAGATAGTCGGACACAACAATAGAACTGGCTGCTGCGTTATCCTCAAAATTAAAAAAATCTGCGTCTGTTTCGCCATTCAAATCATAACCGTTGCTATGAACGTCGTTAAATTCAGTTGCAAACACATCAGCCATATCATCCAAATCAGAAAGCATATCGGTATAAATACCCGCCGTCTCGTTGTCTTCATCTTCTGATTCATAGCCATATGCTTCAACTAATCCTTTTAAAGAACCATTGGAACCCATTATTTCCACTGGTTCTTCACCGACAGTAACCGATGTAACCTCTTCAGAATCATTATCGGCATAGTTAACTTCAAGTTCATTAACTCTCTCGTCCTCATCCGCTTCTGCGTCAACCAATTTCACACCAAGTGAATTACCTTTATCATCTACTATCTCAATGGTTGCCAATCCATCAGCGACATCCGGTGCGCTCTCTGCGCTCTTCGAATAGCTGACCTTTATGTTAATAACGTTTGAAAGTTCATCAATTAAGCGATCACGTTCATCATATAAATCATTTGCTACATTTCCATTCACTTCCGTTTGCTTAACCTGCTCATTAATGTTATCAATTTGATTTAATAGTGAATTTACTTCTTCTTCCGTTTGATCAATTTGGTTTTTTAAATCAGAACGAATGGAGTCTAGCGATTCAGATAAATAATTAAAATTTTCAGCAACTGCAACTCCTCGTTGAACAGCTACAGATCGTTCCCCAGAACTTTCAGGGTTCACAGAAAGATCCTGAAGTGACTCCCAAAATTGATCCATTGTATTGGATAGACCATTTTCGGACGGTTCATTCATTAAACCTTCCATACGACTAAGTGCGTCAGACTTTGTTTCCCAGTACCCTTCTTTACTGTTCTCCGCACGATACTGGTGATCCAAGAATTCATCTCGAATTCGCTGAACGGAACCTGCTTCCACCCCTGTTCCCATCTGCCCAGCGGTTACAGGTTGATTTCTTGAAGCAGCAGGATACGGGGACGCACTTTCAAAATTGACTCGCTGTCTCGAATAGCCTTCCGTATTAGCATTTGCTATATTATGACCTGTTGTATACAGTGCAGATTGTTGGGTAGATAGTGCTTGCCTTGCCATCTCTAAACCATGAAATGTACTCATGTTTTTTTCCTCCATTTCAAACTTCTTACTTAAGGCTGTCTAACAGGCAGACCGACTACATGTGTTGTAGCCCTCGACTTATGCTTGTGAATCAAATACAGAACGTTTCATCGCGCCTGAATCCTGCTGTTTATTTCCATAGTTTATATTCGTAATCGATGGTTGCAACGTATCGATTGATAATTGGACAAATTGCATCGATTGGTTGATTAAGGATAGATTGAGCTGTTCCTGTTGCTTCAATTCGGTAATTATTTGAGTTAAATTAATGGTAGCCTGCTCCAGCTCCTGCTTCTCCTTTTGATCACTTACGATCTCAAGCATACGTGTTATTGTTACATCATTAGATGGGAGTTCATTCTTAAACAGCCACGTCTCAACCGCTTCCTGTCTACTCTTTTCTTCTTTTTCCAATACACGTATTTGTTTTCTTTCTTTTACAAGTAATGCTTGTAAATTCTCAACAGATCCTTCTTTCACTACTTCTGTTTTTTGCTTGGAAATAGCTACTAATTCCTCATGGATGTTTACTAGATTTTGTAATTTTTCAAGAATCGTTTCTACGGACAAAATAACGCCCCCTTTAGAGGTTTTTACACTTTATTCATTATTTCTTCGACCAAAAATCAATCATTTTCTCTGCTGTGCGCTCGGGATTTACCTTGTATTCTCCAGATTCAACAGCGTTTTTAATTTCCTGCACATAGGAAGCGCGCTGCACATGTGGCTTTTCGTTTTCCTGCAGTTGTTTTGCCTGACTGGATATCTCTATTTGATCCTTTTTATTTACTTCGTTCTTATAGTCCGCTTGCTTCTGCATTTGATTTTTGTATGGATTAAAATTTGTTTGATTCGGTCCATTTATTTTCAAAGGAAATTCACCTCTTTAGGTTTCGTTAGTTATTTTATTATCGGTCAATTTCTTATTTTATAAAGGGAATGTTCAAAAAGTCCGGTAAAAATGACACATCGAATTTCTTCGTTGGCTTGCTTTTCCGTTACTCACGTATTTATTGCATACGTTCCGCTACTCAAAGCTACGCCGCCTCGAACTTCTCGGTCCTTTTTATCCTCTTTTGAACACGTACATAAAGGGCTTTACTTTCTTTTTTCATCAAAGGAATAATAGATAGAAGATTGCCGTTCTTTTTTTCGCTGTTGTTCTGAACGTTCTTCATTCTTCTCGTGTTGTTCTAAATCTCTTTTTAACTCCTCGTAACAATCAAAACACAGATGACCCTTGACTATTGTTGTTCCACATTTATCACATGGGTACGCTAGCTTTGGAAATTGTGACGTTCGTAAACGTTTCTCTTTAACGAATTTCATGATCAATGTTTTGGGTACCTCTGTTGCTTTTGCAATCTCTTCTACGGTTGCTTCTCTATTTTTGCGATCACGTAAAAAACGGTAAACAGTGTCAAAGTCTCTTTCTTCTTCTTTGTAGCAATTTTGACAAATCGTTCGAATATCTTTCACAAAAACAGCATCACAACGAGAACAATTTGCGAGTTCAGCCATTCTAGTCTCACCCTCATTCTATCAATTATAGCACATCATAAACCTACCCTCGAATCAATGTGTAAGCATAAATCTTGGGACATCCATGCGCTTTTAATAGGTTAGCAGCATGACGTAATGTTGTACCTGTTGTATATATATCATCGACAAGAATGGCTGGTTTGTTAACAGGAATCGTTAGTTCAAATGGATTTTTTGTTGCTATTCTGTCACGGCGTGTTTTTTTGGACTGCTTTTCCCCGTCAACACGTGTGATGAGTTCTTTCGTCTCTATTGGTAAAAAACCAGCCAGCATCTGTGCTTGATTAAATCCACGACTCATTAATCTCTCTTTGCTTAAAGGAATTGGTACAGCAATTGCATCTTTTGCTAAAAAAGAAAATGCATCAGCAAATCCGTTACGAAACGACTCCTTAAAGGCATTCCCCAAATGGTAATCACCACGGTATTTCCACCTTGCAACCATATCCTGCATCAGTTGATTATACGAAAAAACCGAGTAATTAAATGCTATTATTTCTTCTGATGCCTGTTCTTTCCACCATGTACAATCCGCACAAATTCTATCATCACTTTTACGACTACAAATCTGGCAACGTCTCCCACGTAATTTATCCAATGCTTCTTCACATGGCTGACACAAGCTCTTTGGTTTGGTAAGTATGAATAAATTCAACCAGCTTACCTCCTGAATAATATGTTCATCGCACCACAAACAACGCATCTCATACGCCCCCTCGTTTGTTCATTGCAGTTATCGATTGGATAGCAGCTACCATTGCATCCGTTTTTCCTTCATGAAAAAATACGACTTCACCTGTTGGATCATCTGGACTTCTTCCGGCTCTTCCTGCAATTTGCACCAGAGCCGCTTCATCAAATACTTCATGCCCTGCATCCAATATGGCGACATCCACCGAGGGGAATGTGACGCCTCTCTCCAATATAGTCGTTGTAACTAATGCGTCCACTTTTTTCTCTCTAAAAAGTTGGACTTTATCTTCCCGATCTGAATCTGATGCATGTACAGCTATTAAATTATCACCTGATTGAAACACCCCTTCATTTACTAGTCTTACAGCCAGGTGTTCTTTTAGCGCTTCAGCCAATAATATCGTAGGAACGAAGATTAGTAATTGCCTATCAGCGTTCTCCCTCTTCCTTAGCCATTTGATAAAGGCTGTTGGAGCTTCATGTTTTGTTAGATCTTTCTTTAAGGAAAGAACCATTTTCATGGTCGGGACTGGTAAAGGCTGACCGTGAAACCGAATGGGGACAAATATATGGGCTAGCTTTTTTCTCATGATCTGGTATTGGTGATCTTGCCGGGGTGTTGCTGTTAAATAAATGGTTGTGCTATTTTTAGCCTTCGCTCGATTTGCTGCATAAGGTAAAGTTGGATCCGCGTGAAATGGAAAAGCATCGATTTCGTCAATAATCAGAACATCAAATGCTTCTCGGTACCGGAGTAATTGATGTGTTGTGGCAATCATTAGTTGGGCTGTTCCTTCTTTATCTTTACTACCACCATATAACCCTTGAACTCCTATTGTGTTGAAGGCTTTTTCCAAACGTGGCACCAATTCGCGAACAACGTCAGCTCGTGGAGTAGCGATACAAACACGCTTACCAAGGTGTAGTGCTTTTGATATTCCTGGGAAAAGCATCTCCGTCTTTCCAGCTCCACAAACAGCCCAAACTAATAATTCTTCCTGAGCTACTACTGCTCGAACAATTCGATCCGCTGCCGTACGTTGGGCAGGTGTAAGCTCTCCAACCCATGAACATGGGTTGGCATGTGTAGGCCATTCCGGCTCTTCCCCAGACCAATAGTAAAGGGGTTCGCACTCCATTACCCTCCCCATATCAATACAACTGCGGCAATAAACATGTGTTTTACCACAAGATTGACAAGGGATTGAAGCAAATAAGGATCGCTCTTGGTTCCCACATCTCTGGCATTGATACGTGAACTTATTTCTTTTAATCGACTTAATGGGTGTAAAAGCTCTTGAAGAAAGTTGTTGTTGGAAGGTGCTCTCATCTAATGGGATTTCGTTACGTAAAAGTAATTTTCCTGAGAAACGGATGGGAAAGGTTGATTGTTCGTAGATAAATATCGCCTGAGACGGAGGCATGTCTCACACTCCTCTATTAATATTTGAATGATGCTAAAATGTAAAAGTAGGACGGGAGGATGATTGAGAAATCGGCGGGGTTGCCGATTTCATTTAGAAATTTGCTATTTCACATACCAACCAACGCCGACTGCCCCTTCACCTAAATGGGTGCCAATAACAGGGCCAAAATAACTGATCGATGTATCGGCTGTCGGATATTTTGCTAGAAATTCATCCTGCAAACTCACTGCAGCTTGTTCATTATTAGCATGAATAAACACAACTTTAACATCTTTCCCTATGCTTGCGTCTTCTTCCAACATTCCCATAATCCGGCTTAATGCTTTTTTACGTGTACGGATTTTTTCAAATGGAACGATTACTTTATCAACAAAATGTAGAACTGGTTTCACTTGTAAAATACTACCGACTAAAGCTTGGGCGCCATTTAATCGTCCACCACGTTGTAAATTAGTAAGGTCATCTACCATAAAATAGGCACGAATACTCTGACTCACGACGTTCAGACGTTCTAGAATATCAGCTGGAGTTCTACCTAATTTCGCCGCTTCTGCAGCTTCTAAAACATAAAAACCCTGCGCCATCGCACTAAGTTCAGAATCGTATGCATATACGTCAATTCCTTCAACCATTTCTGCGGCACTAACAACTGCTTGATAGGTCCCACTAATTCCGCTCGAGAGGTGTATTGAGATAACAGCATCATAATCTTTCGCTAATTCCTCAAGCTTGTTCGTTATATAACCAATCGATGGTTGGGACGTTTTCGGAAAGTTTTCCGTTTCTTGTACTTTTTGATAAAATTCTTCATTTGTAATATCGATTTCCTCTTGATAGGATTCGTCACCAAATATGACATTTAACGGAACCATATGAATAGTATATTCATCCCGTATATGTGCAGGTATATAAGCCGTACTATCTGTCATTACAGCAACTTTCATTATGACCTACTCCTCCATTAGCTACATTCATCTATCTTCATTGATAATTTATTTATATAAAAGGTTGTTCAAAAAGTCCAGTAAAAATGACACGTCGAATTTCTCGGTCCTTTTTATCCTCTATTTTGAACACGGACTATAAAATAAAACTTCAATCAGTTGGGGTTGCTACCCGTTAAACTGCGATAAACTTTTATATGTTTTTTATTTTACATGAATGAGTAGAAAAATGCATTATATATCTTAGAAAACTTAGCATTCATTATAGGCGTTTAATGGTGCGTGTCATAGAGCAGTTATGCAGTAGGAAAGTTTTTTACGCTTAGCTGCTTAGAAATCTGGCTTATCGCTATGCTTTGTGGTGAACCGCTAAGGCTCGGACTTGTAGATAGAAAACTTTATACGATCTACCTACAAAAAAACCCTGACACTACATTCAGCATCAGAGCGTCTTGTGAAATTGTTATAGGGGTTGTTGCGTCTCTTTTTACAAAGAATGTAAAAGCCTATTATAAAACTTCAACCCAGCCTTTTTTTATTGCGGAAACTACTGCTTGGGTACGATCATTACAGTCCATTTTTTGTAGGATGTTACTGACATGGTTTTTAACCGTTTTTTCACTAATGTATAAAGCTTCTGCCACAGAGCGATTACTTTTCCCATCAGCTAGTAGCTGCAATATTTGACTTTCTCGTTTCGTCAGTATATGAAGCGGCTTCCGGTATTCAACACCACTATCTGCTACACTGGATGCATTTTCTTTTGCTAAGCGACGGTATTCTTGAACTAGATTATGCGTTACTCTAGGATGAAGATAGGAACCACCCTCACCCACAACTTTTATTGCCTCTATTAATGAATCAGAATCCATCTCTTTTAATAGATAACCTTGCGCACCTGTTTTTAGCGCGTGCGTTACATAGCTTTCATCATCATGGATCGAAAGAATAATAACATTTGTATCTGGAAAGAATCGAACTAAATCTGTAGTAGCTTGCACCCCGTTCATATGAGGCATATTTATATCCATTAATACAACATCAGGCTTGTTTTCTTTTACTAGTTTCGAAGCTTCTGTTCCATCTTCACCTTCTGCAACGACTTCAAATGATGGTTCAAATTCTAAAATTCGCTTTACCCCTTCACGAAATAACTTGTGATCATCAATTAAAACAATACGCATACGTTTCTCCGTCTTCATATTCTCTTTTCCTCCTGCTTCCATTTCTATTTCTATCTGCCCTATTACGAATAGCTTTCAATTACTTTTTATCTATATAATGTAAAACTCCATTCAGTAGGAGGGTTACTCTCAAATTCCTACATTTACGTTATTGCTATACCTTATATGGTACTTTGATTAATACTTTCGTTCCTTTGCCCTTTACTGAATCTATATTTAAATTCCCTTCAAGCATTTCTACACGCTCGCGCATGCCTATCAGCCCAAAAGATTTATCTTTTTTTATGGATGGGTCGAAACCTTTACCATCATCTTTAATAATCACCGTCAGGTAGTCTGTACAAATTTCCAAATTAACTCGAATTAAAGATGCATCTGCGTGTTTCACCGCATTTTGAACGGCTTCCTGTACTAATCGAAAAAAAGCAATTTCATACTTCTGGTTCAAGCGCTTATCTTCGCCTATAGATGAAAATTCGATCGTGGAGCCATTATAATCTTCAATCGTTGAAACATATTTTTTAAGCGTTGGTATTAGACCTAAATCATCAAGGGCCATTGGACGAAGATCATAAATAATTCGCCTGACTTCATATAATGAGGTACGAATCATCTTACGGACACTTTTCATTTCATTTAATGCTTTATCTATATTATTTTCACGAAAAGACCGATCTACAAGCTCTGAACGTAGTAAGATATTTGCTAGCATTTGCGCTGGGCCGTCATGAATTTCCCGTGATATCTTCTTACGTTCCTCTTCTTGTGCCTCGATAATCTTCAGGCCAAACTCCTGTTTTTCTTTTGCTTCTTCGATCATTTCATTAACTTGTCTAAAATCATCCTGTAAATAAGTGAGAATGACGGTAATCTTACCAGCTAAACCTTCTGCACGTTCTATCGTCTGATTTAAGGTGATTAACCTTCTTTCTATATCATCACGCTTCTCACGCAATACTTTTTCCTCTTGTTGCAGCATGGCAAGCCTGGTTTGCATCTCATGTGTACTCTCATATACTTCGCGAATTTCTGTTTCTGTGTATCGATCAAAATATCTACTAACTTCTGCTAGACGCCGCCTGGAAAATCTCACCTTTTGTTCAAGCTGGTCTCCATTACTAATATGCTGGAATACTTTTTCTTTTGTCTCTTTCAACTCTCGTACTAGATGCTCATGCTCACTACGAGCCTCTTCACTGATATGGAATATCTCATCTTTACTATTTTCTACCACATCAATCATTTCGTCGATTACATAGTCTAAAGCATTTTCAGTTAACTTTTGTGCCAAAGTCTTTCACCAACCTATGCTATAATTATACGCAGACGTTCTTTTTTTTAACAGGGTCTTTTATCATACTTTCATAAAGTTCTATTCTTATTATATACTAAATTCCAGGTTTTAGGGAGGTTCCAATTAGATGTTAGCAAATTATTTCACCGTTAAAAAAGAAGGAGAAGACCAGGTAATCATCCAAAAGTCACGATTTATTGGGTATGTCAAGCGTGTTGAAACAGAAGAAGAAGCACAAAATTTCATTCAAAAGATAAAGAAAAAGCACCATGATGCTACCCATAACTGCTCGGCTTATATGATTGGCGAAAATGATCAAATCCAAAAGGCAAACGATGATGGCGAACCGAGCGGTACAGCCGGAGTTCCCATGCTGGAAGTATTAAAAAAACAAGGCTTAAAAGATACAGCCATCGTAGTTACAAGATACTTTGGAGGCATTAAACTTGGAGCTGGTGGTTTAATCCGTGCCTATGGGAGTACAACCTCAAAAGCCATTCAAACAACCGGTATTGTTAAAAGACAACTTATGCAAGGCTTTTCCATAACCATTGACTATAATCTGTTAGGAAAACTCGAACATGTATTACGTGATTCAGACCATATACTAGAGCAAATTAATTACATGGAAAAAGCTGAATTGATCGTTTATGTGAAAGATGGAGACGAGCAAGATTTTCACGAATGGATCATTAACCTGACAAGTGATCAAGCGGAGATTGTAAAAAAAGGTAGTGCTTATATCGAAATTGATGTTGAATCTACTGTAGAATAATAAAATTCGAGATCCACCGATCGAATATACCAATTCGATCGATGGGTTTTTAAGTATACAATATATTGTGATTACACTGCGTTTGCTAGCGTAAATTTCCCGATTCCTCACGCGACCTAGGAAATCACAATTTCGACAATGCTGCCTCATCAGCAATAATGGTTACATGTTCATGCTGTTGTAAAATGGATGCTGGAAAGGATTCCGTCACTTCACCATTTACTAACCGAGCAAGGGCCTCTGCCTTTGCCTCACCAGAAACAAGCAATAAAATTTCTTTACTTTCCATAATTGTTTCGATTCCCATGGTAATTGCTTTCGTTGGAACTTCATCTATAGAACCAAAGAAACGCGCATTTGCATTCCGAGTAGACTCATCTAAGTCGACGACATGTGTTCGACTTGAAAAAGATGTGCCAGGCTCGTTAAAGCCGATATGTCCATTTAAACCCAATCCTAAAATCTGAATATCGACATGCCCTGCTTCACGAATGAACCGCTCATAATCGTGACATTCTTTCTCCAAATCTACAGCCACACCATTTGGCAGATGTGCATTTTCATCAGGTATGTCAATATGCTTAAATAATTTATCATTCATATAATACTGATAACTATTGGGGTCCTCTTTATTCAAACCAACATATTCGTCTAAATTAAACGTTGAAACATGGCGAAATGAAACGTCATCCGCTTCATCAATTATACGATGATATAACCCTTCTGGCGTAGAGCCTGTTGCCAACCCTAATACTGGATTTTGTAGATGCTTTATCTTATTTAATACCATGGAACAAGTCTTCTCGCTCATTTCTTCATAACTATTTACGCTTATAATTTCCATCTTCTTCATCCTCCTCAAATGCAACCGCGCCACGGCAAATCGTGTATTTTATGTTTAATGCATCATCAACTAGGAGAACATCCGCATCTTTCTGTAATGCGATGCTACCTTTTTTTTCAAAAATACCGAGTTGTTTAGCCGGGTTAGCTGAAGCCATTTCAATAATATTTCGAATAGAAACGTTCGTCAATTGAAGCATTTGCTGCGCACCTTGATGCATCTTTAAAATACTGCCAGCCAATGTTCCATCTTCTAATACTGCACGATCACTGGTAACGGTAACTGGCTGACCGCCTAACTCATAATCCCCTGCCTGCAAGCATTTAGCCCGCATCGCATCTGTAATTAAAATCAACCGTTCACTGCCCATATTCGCATAAATTAATTGAAGCATTCCAGGTGAAACATGAATCCCATCCGCAATCAATTCTGCACGCAATTCCTCCAGTTGAAAAGCTGCACCTACAACACCAATATCCCGGTGGTGTATACCCGACATAGCGTTACATAGATGCGTCACCTGGCGAACACC
Proteins encoded:
- a CDS encoding DegV family protein — encoded protein: MKVAVMTDSTAYIPAHIRDEYTIHMVPLNVIFGDESYQEEIDITNEEFYQKVQETENFPKTSQPSIGYITNKLEELAKDYDAVISIHLSSGISGTYQAVVSAAEMVEGIDVYAYDSELSAMAQGFYVLEAAEAAKLGRTPADILERLNVVSQSIRAYFMVDDLTNLQRGGRLNGAQALVGSILQVKPVLHFVDKVIVPFEKIRTRKKALSRIMGMLEEDASIGKDVKVVFIHANNEQAAVSLQDEFLAKYPTADTSISYFGPVIGTHLGEGAVGVGWYVK
- a CDS encoding YigZ family protein, which gives rise to MLANYFTVKKEGEDQVIIQKSRFIGYVKRVETEEEAQNFIQKIKKKHHDATHNCSAYMIGENDQIQKANDDGEPSGTAGVPMLEVLKKQGLKDTAIVVTRYFGGIKLGAGGLIRAYGSTTSKAIQTTGIVKRQLMQGFSITIDYNLLGKLEHVLRDSDHILEQINYMEKAELIVYVKDGDEQDFHEWIINLTSDQAEIVKKGSAYIEIDVESTVE
- the nagB gene encoding glucosamine-6-phosphate deaminase translates to MEIISVNSYEEMSEKTCSMVLNKIKHLQNPVLGLATGSTPEGLYHRIIDEADDVSFRHVSTFNLDEYVGLNKEDPNSYQYYMNDKLFKHIDIPDENAHLPNGVAVDLEKECHDYERFIREAGHVDIQILGLGLNGHIGFNEPGTSFSSRTHVVDLDESTRNANARFFGSIDEVPTKAITMGIETIMESKEILLLVSGEAKAEALARLVNGEVTESFPASILQQHEHVTIIADEAALSKL
- a CDS encoding response regulator, translating into MKTEKRMRIVLIDDHKLFREGVKRILEFEPSFEVVAEGEDGTEASKLVKENKPDVVLMDINMPHMNGVQATTDLVRFFPDTNVIILSIHDDESYVTHALKTGAQGYLLKEMDSDSLIEAIKVVGEGGSYLHPRVTHNLVQEYRRLAKENASSVADSGVEYRKPLHILTKRESQILQLLADGKSNRSVAEALYISEKTVKNHVSNILQKMDCNDRTQAVVSAIKKGWVEVL
- a CDS encoding sensor histidine kinase; amino-acid sequence: MAQKLTENALDYVIDEMIDVVENSKDEIFHISEEARSEHEHLVRELKETKEKVFQHISNGDQLEQKVRFSRRRLAEVSRYFDRYTETEIREVYESTHEMQTRLAMLQQEEKVLREKRDDIERRLITLNQTIERAEGLAGKITVILTYLQDDFRQVNEMIEEAKEKQEFGLKIIEAQEEERKKISREIHDGPAQMLANILLRSELVDRSFRENNIDKALNEMKSVRKMIRTSLYEVRRIIYDLRPMALDDLGLIPTLKKYVSTIEDYNGSTIEFSSIGEDKRLNQKYEIAFFRLVQEAVQNAVKHADASLIRVNLEICTDYLTVIIKDDGKGFDPSIKKDKSFGLIGMRERVEMLEGNLNIDSVKGKGTKVLIKVPYKV